A genomic stretch from Megalobrama amblycephala isolate DHTTF-2021 linkage group LG22, ASM1881202v1, whole genome shotgun sequence includes:
- the eif1axb gene encoding eukaryotic translation initiation factor 1A X-linked b → MPKNKGKGGKNRRRGKNENESEKRELVFKEDGQEYAQVIKMLGNGRLEAMCFDGVKRLCHIRGKLRKKVWINTSDIILIGLRDYQDNKADVILKYNADEARSLKAYGELPEHAKINETDTFGPGDDEDIQFDDIGDDDEDIDDI, encoded by the exons ATGCCGAAAAACAAAG GTAAAGGAGGAAAAAATCGGCGGCGTGGTAAGAATGAGAATGAATCTGAGAAAAGGGAGTTGGTGTTTAAAGAGGATGGACAAG AATATGCTCAGGTCATCAAGATGTTGGGAAATGGGAGATTGGAGGCCATGTGTTTTGATGGAGTCAAACGGCTTTGTCACATCCGAGGAAAGCTCCGGAAAAAG GTGTGGATTAACACATCAGACATTATACTCATTGGATTAAGGGACTACCAG GATAACAAAGCAGATGTCATTTTGAAGTATAATGCTGATGAAGCTCGGAGTCTGAAAGCCTACGGAGAGCTTCCAGAACACG CCAAAATCAACGAGACTGATACCTTCGGGCCTGGTGATGACGAAGATATTCAGTTTGATGATattggtgatgatgatgaggacaTTGATGAT ATCTAA
- the si:dkey-226l10.6 gene encoding zinc finger protein 92, which translates to MVHKCVVGGCPNRSDNIIHYMLPEDPKRRSLWLKFIEDSKADEENANSSCRVCGDHFSEENYFKMDLGYTTCLILSVDAVPTVYTVNRSSETEKELGEAEDESVENDTCKITISEAISLACVKEEPLEYELSSNMTSGQEQNSSLDECVKCEESELAVTEDCISTVILEDKKDHVKRKYTSCLTCGQRFRSKRNLMKHQRANHGKKKNKSEVKEKFHMCSTCGERFDEMSLLLRHRAIHAKEDPEKRFVCQQCGKGFAHQAFLKAHQKVHEDAESTMPFTCHLCPRRFGYKVALVAHMKHHSSKLTCICPICEKTFQFRGSLIQHLKSSHAGEKLLCKTCDKGFLRVNGYIKHMDKHNVMTPFYCDICKIYLSQRGYVAHMLTHEQKPEESVENQPNAIDMNNSEEGIELVMEPLSEDEMEVLAESSMDCSMDLSTLEDVESGKVVLEKELPQDNHEPSTVEDVESGKIVLENEPPQDNHEPPTVEDVESEKMVLEKELPQDNHEPPTVEDVESEKMVLEKEPPQDNNEPPTVEDVESEKMVLEKELPQDNHEPPTVEDVESEKMVLEKEPPQDNHEPPTVEDVESEKMVLEKEPPQDNNEPPTVEDVESEKMVLEMELSQDNHEPPTFEDSESGKVVLEKEPPQDNHEPSTVENVESGRVVLEKELPQDNHKDEEKNEDSAGPQ; encoded by the exons ATGGTACATAAATGTGTGGTTGGTGGTTGTCCGAACCGATCGGACAACATTATTCATTACATGTTACCCGAGGATCCGAAAAGACGCAGTCTTTGGTTAAAGTTTATTGAAGACAGTAAAGCTGATGAAGAAAACGCGAACTCTTCATGTCGGGTGTGTGGGGATCATTTCTCCGAGGAGAACTACTTCAAAATGGATCTGGGTTACACCACATGCTTGATACTAAGCGTGGATGCTGTTCCTACAGTATATACTGTTAATCGATCATCTGAGACTGAAAAGGAGTTAGGG GAAGCAGAAGATGAGAGTGTGGAAAATGACACATGCAAAATCACAATTTCTGAGGCCATTTCACTTGCGTGCGTCAAAGAGGAGCCTCTTGAATATGAGCTGAGTTCCAACATGACATCTGGACAAGAGCAGAATTCCTCACTGGATGAGTGTGTTAAATGTGAGGAGAGCGAACTGGCCGTTACAGAGGACTGTATTTCGACCGTCATTTTAGAGGATAAAAAAGATCATGTCAAAAGAAAGTATACCAGCTGTTTAACTTGTGGCCAGAGGTTTCGTAGTAAACGCAACCTAATGAAGCATCAACGTGCTAATCACggtaaaaagaaaaacaaatctgAAGTTAAAGAAAAGTTTCATATGTGTTCAACTTGTGGGGAGAGGTTCGATGAAATGAGTCTCCTTTTGCGGCATCGAGCCATACATGCTAAGGAGGATCCTGAGAAGAGGTTTGtgtgccaacagtgtggaaaaggCTTTGCCCATCAAGCTTTCTTAAAAGCTCACCAGAAAGTTCACGAAGATGCGGAGTCGACCATGCCGTTCACCTGCCACTTATGTCCCAGACGTTTTGGCTACAAAGTTGCTCTCGTTGCTCACATGAAGCATCACTCGTCCAAACTTACGTGCATCTGCCCCATCTGTGAAAAGACCTTTCAGTTCAGAGGTTCCCTCATTCAGCACCTCAAATCATCTCACGCTGGGGAAAAACTCTTGTGTAAGACCTGCGATAAGGGTTTTCTAAGAGTCAATGGCTACATCAAACACATGGACAAACACAATGTGATGACCCCGTTCTACTGTGACATCTGCAAAATTTATCTCTCACAGCGAGGCTACGTGGCACACATGCTCACCCATGAGCAGAAGCCAGAGGAGTCCGTTGAGAACCAACCAAACGCTATCGATATGAACAATTCAGAAGAAGGAATTGAGCTTGTGATGGAGCCGCTCAGCGAAGATGAGATGGAAGTTCTTGCTGAGAGTTCAATGGACTGTTCAATGGATCTTTCAACATTGGAGGATGTGGAGTCTGGAAAGGTGGTTCTGGAAAAGGAACTTCCCCAAGATAACCATGAACCATCAACAGTTGAGGATGTGGAGTCTGGAAAGATAGTTCTGGAAAACGAACCTCCTCAAGATAATCATGAACCACCAACAGTTGAGGATGTGGAGTCTGAAAAGATGGTTCTGGAAAAGGAACTTCCCCAAGATAATCATGAACCACCAACAGTTGAGGATGTGGAGTCTGAAAAGATGGTTCTGGAAAAGGAACCTCCTCAAGATAATAATGAACCACCAACAGTTGAGGATGTGGAGTCTGAAAAGATGGTTCTGGAAAAGGAACTTCCCCAAGATAATCATGAACCACCAACAGTTGAGGATGTGGAGTCTGAAAAGATGGTTCTGGAAAAGGAACCTCCTCAAGATAATCATGAACCACCAACAGTTGAGGATGTGGAGTCTGAAAAGATGGTTCTGGAAAAGGAACCTCCTCAAGATAATAATGAACCACCAACAGTTGAGGATGTGGAGTCTGAAAAGATGGTCCTGGAAATGGAACTTTCCCAAGATAACCATGAACCACCAACATTTGAGGATTCTGAGTCTGGAAAAGTGGTTCTGGAAAAGGAACCTCCTCAAGATAACCATGAACCATCAACAGTTGAGAATGTGGAGTCTGGAAGGGTGGTTCTGGAAAAGGAACTTCCCCAAGATAACCATAAAGATGAGGAGAAGAACGAGGACAGTGCTGGCCCACAATAA